In the genome of Microbacterium paraoxydans, the window CCCTCGACACGAGCGTCCCGGGATGGCACCACGGCGACCTCGACCCGGCGCAGCTCGCGTGGCTGGCCGACGTCCTCGCGGAGCCCGCGCCGCACGGCACGATCCTGGCTATGCATCACCCGCCGCTGCCCAGCCATCTGCCGCTATTCGACATCCTCGAGCTCCGTCATCAGGACGAGCTCGCCGCCGTCATCCGCGGCACCGACGTGCGCGGCATCCTCGCCGGCCACCTGCATTACTCCGCACACGGTCTGTTCGCCGGTGTCCCGGTGAGCGTGGCATCCGCCACCTGCTACACGATGAACGTCGCCCGTCCGGCGGCGGAGGTGAACGGCATGGACGCCGCCCAGGCGTTCCAGCTCGTGCACGTGCGGCCGGAGACCCTCACGCACACGGTCGTCCCCGTGGTCGACGCGCCGACCGACGACTACTTCTCGGAGGAGTGGATCGCGCGGATGGCGGCGCTGGCCCCGGAGGAGCGCCTGGAGGTGTTCTCCCGGAAAACCCCGCAGGGACCGGCGTAGACTGGTCGCATCCCCCACTTTTCCGTTCGCCACGACCCACGAGGATGTGACATGGCTTCTGCCGCGCCCGCCCATACCCGCACCGAGACCGATTCGCTGGGGAGCATGGAGATTCCCGCCGACGCGTACTGGGGGATCCACACCGCCCGCGCCGATGCGAACTTCCCGATCACGAAGCGCCCCATCTCGGTCTATCCCGAACTGGTGATCGCCCTCGCGATGGTGAAGCAGGCCAGCGCCAGGGCCAACAAGGAGATCGGCGTCCTCGACGCCGAGCGGGCCGACCTCATCGACCGCGCGGCACAGCGCGTCATCGACGGCGAGTTCCACGACCAGTTCACGGTCGGCGTCATCCAGGGCGGCGCCGGCACGTCGACGAACATGAACGCGAACGAGGTCATCACCAACATCGCGCTGGAGATGGCCGGACGCGAGAAGGGCGACTACGCCTTCCTCTCTCCGATCGACCACACGAACCGCAGCCAGTCCACAAACGACGTGTACCCGACCGCGGTCAAGATCGGCCTCTCGCTGACGCTGCGCTCGCTGCTCGACGAGCTGGACGCCCTGCGCGTGGCCTTCCTCGGCAAGGCGGGGGAGTTCCACGACATCCTCAAGGTCGGCCGCACCCAGCTCCAGGACGCCGTGCCCATGACGCTCGGCCAGGAGTTCCACGGCTTCGCCACGACCCTGGGCGAGGACCACAGCCGCCTCACCGAGAACGCCTCGCTCATGTTCGAGATCAACATGGGCGCGACCGCGATCGGCACCGGCATCACGACCCACCCCGATTACGCGCCCGCCGTGCTGAAGCACCTGCGCGAGATCACCGGGCTCGACCTCGAGACGGCCACCGACCTCGTCGAGTCCACGAGCGACACGGGCGCCTTCATGTCGTTCTCCTCGTCGCTCAAGCGGAACGCCATCAAGCTCTCGAAGATCTGCAACGACCTGCGCCTGCTGTCGTCGGGTCCGCAGGCGGGCCTGGGCGAGATCAACCTTCCCGCACGGCAGGCCGGCTCCAGCATCATGCCGGGCAAGGTCAACCCGGTGATCCCGGAGGTCGTGAACCAGGTGGCGTTCGCGGTCGTCGGCGCCGACATGACCGTGACCATGGCCGTCGAGGGCGGTCAGCTCCAGCTCAACGCCTTCGAGCCCGTCATCGCGCACTCGATCTTCCAGTCGATCACCTGGATGCGTCAGGCCATGTGGACGCTGCGCGTGAACTGTGTCGAGGGCATCACCGCCAACCGTGACCGTCT includes:
- a CDS encoding phosphodiesterase, encoding MSALNGTPPVFGRYAPASHVLIHVSDPHFLAGGAALGGRYDVERTFARTLEAIRAVHPAPAAIVITGDLADLGEPDAYRRLRAAIEPVAAELGAPVVWVAGNHDERPALREALLDGEPTEEPVTGVWDIDGLRLVALDTSVPGWHHGDLDPAQLAWLADVLAEPAPHGTILAMHHPPLPSHLPLFDILELRHQDELAAVIRGTDVRGILAGHLHYSAHGLFAGVPVSVASATCYTMNVARPAAEVNGMDAAQAFQLVHVRPETLTHTVVPVVDAPTDDYFSEEWIARMAALAPEERLEVFSRKTPQGPA
- a CDS encoding aspartate ammonia-lyase; translated protein: MASAAPAHTRTETDSLGSMEIPADAYWGIHTARADANFPITKRPISVYPELVIALAMVKQASARANKEIGVLDAERADLIDRAAQRVIDGEFHDQFTVGVIQGGAGTSTNMNANEVITNIALEMAGREKGDYAFLSPIDHTNRSQSTNDVYPTAVKIGLSLTLRSLLDELDALRVAFLGKAGEFHDILKVGRTQLQDAVPMTLGQEFHGFATTLGEDHSRLTENASLMFEINMGATAIGTGITTHPDYAPAVLKHLREITGLDLETATDLVESTSDTGAFMSFSSSLKRNAIKLSKICNDLRLLSSGPQAGLGEINLPARQAGSSIMPGKVNPVIPEVVNQVAFAVVGADMTVTMAVEGGQLQLNAFEPVIAHSIFQSITWMRQAMWTLRVNCVEGITANRDRLGAMVGASVGVITALTPFIGYAAAAALAKTALLTNRNVADLVVEAGLMSRDEVTKQLSPARLSGLEAVTAAIPIVTPDDLIQI